CGGTCGTATCGTCCGACATGGGCCTTCGGACCGAACGCAGGATCAGCCACGCCTATGTGATGGATGTGCCCGGCTATCCGCGCCCGCTCATCATCACCGACGCCGCGATTAACATCGAGCCGACGCTTGAGGACAAGGCCGACATCGCGCGCAACGCGATCGACCTTGCCCATGTGATCGGGATCGAACAACCCAGGGTCGCGATCCTCGCCGCCGTCGAGACGGTCAATCCAAGGATGCGCACCACATTGGATCCCGCGGCGCTCTGCAAGATGGCGGACCGGGGCCAGATCGAAGGCGCGCTGCTCGATGGACCGCTCGCCCTCGATAATGCGATCAGCGAGGCGGCCGTGCGCGACAAAAGTATCGTCTCGCCGGTCGCCGGCCGGGCGGACATCCTGCTGGTGCCCAATCTGGAGGCCGGCAACATGCTCGCAAAGCAGCTGACCTTCCTGGGCGGCGCCGATGCCGCAGGCGTGGTGCTCGGCGGGCGCGTTCCGATCATCCTCACCAGCCGGGCAGACAGCGTGCGCACGCGCCTCGCCTCCTGCGCGCTCGCGGTGCTGCTGGCGCGGGCTGCAACCAAGGCGTCTCCCGGCGTTGCGGGACAGCGCCGCGATGGCTGAAATCCTGTGCCTCAACGCCGGTTCGTCGAGCCTTAAGTTCGCGCTCTACGCCGAGCCGGGCACTGATGAGCCCTCTTTGCTGGCGAGCGGCAAGATCGAGAATATCGGCCTTGAGCCGCACCTGATCGCGCGCGATGCGAAGGGGGATGTCCTTGCCGACCGGCGCTGGACGAAAGACGTCACGATCACGCATGAGACGCTGCTCAAGGATTTGCTGCGGGAGATCGAAGCTTCGGTCGGCGAGGATCTGATCGCGGTAGGACATCGGATCGTTCATGGGGGCGCCGACTATTCAGCGCCGGCGCGGGTCGACGCGCCACTCCTCGCCGCACTCGAGGCGCTTTGCCCACTGGCGCCATTGCATCAGCCCCATAATCTCGCCGCGGTCCGCGCCGTCTCCAGGCTGCGCCCCGCTCTGCTGCAAGTCGCCTGCTTCGACACCGGCTTCCATCATGGCCAGCCCCCGGTTGCGACGCGCCTCGCGCTGCCGCGCGCGCTTGGCGAAGAGGGCATGCGGCGCTACGGCTTTCACGGCATCTCCTACGAATATATCGCGCGGCAGCTGCGTTTGATCGATCCCGATACAGGCGGTGGCCGCACGATCGCCGCGCATCTCGGCAACGGGGCCAGCCTCTGTGCGATGGACGGGGGGCGCAGCATCGACACGACGATGGGGTTCACCGCACTCGACGGATTGGTGATGGGCACGCGGTGCGGAGCGCTCGACCCGGGCGCGGTGCTCTATCTTCTCCAGCAGAGGGGCATGACGGCGCGCGAAGTCGAGCATCTCCTCTACAGTGAGTCCGGCCTTTTGGGCGTGTCCGGCACATCGAGCGACATGCGCGCGCTTCTCGGCAGCGAAACGCCCGCCGCTGGGGAAGCGATCGACCTCTTCGTCTGGCAGATCGCGCGCCAGGCTGGCGCCCTCGCATCCTCGCTCGGGGGGCTCGATAGCTTCGTGTTTACCGCCGGGATCGGCGAGAATGCGCCTGAAATCCGCGCCCGCGTCGCCGATCGGCTCCGCTGGCTCGGCGTGGCGCTCGACACGGACGCGAATCTCCGCGGAGCGTCGGTCATCAGCGCGCCGTTCAGCCGTGTCACGGTGCGCATCATCCCGACCGACGAGGAGTGGATGATCGCCATCCACACCGCCGATCTTCTGCGTGAGGAGCCGAAACCATGAAACCTCTCGTCGATCTTACTGGCAAGCGCGGCCTGGTGATCGGCATCGCCAACGCGCAGAGCATCGCGGCGGGCTGCGCC
The DNA window shown above is from Sphingomonas sp. OV641 and carries:
- a CDS encoding acetate/propionate family kinase translates to MAEILCLNAGSSSLKFALYAEPGTDEPSLLASGKIENIGLEPHLIARDAKGDVLADRRWTKDVTITHETLLKDLLREIEASVGEDLIAVGHRIVHGGADYSAPARVDAPLLAALEALCPLAPLHQPHNLAAVRAVSRLRPALLQVACFDTGFHHGQPPVATRLALPRALGEEGMRRYGFHGISYEYIARQLRLIDPDTGGGRTIAAHLGNGASLCAMDGGRSIDTTMGFTALDGLVMGTRCGALDPGAVLYLLQQRGMTAREVEHLLYSESGLLGVSGTSSDMRALLGSETPAAGEAIDLFVWQIARQAGALASSLGGLDSFVFTAGIGENAPEIRARVADRLRWLGVALDTDANLRGASVISAPFSRVTVRIIPTDEEWMIAIHTADLLREEPKP